The genomic interval GCTTTTCACACATTTCTAAGGATTCAGAATTGGACTGGGCGCTGTgggtcacccctgtaatcccagcactttgggaggccaaggcgggcggatcacctgacgtcaggagtttgagaccagcctggccaacatggagaaaccccatctctgctaaaaatacaaaaagtagctgggagtggtagtgggcacctgtcatcccagctacttggaaagttgaggtaggagaatcacttgaacccaggagatggaggttgcagtgagctgagctggtgccactgcactccagcctgggtgacagagtgagactctgtatcaaaaaaaaaaaaaaaaaaaaaaaagaattcagaattgaGGTGATCAGAATAGCTAGTTCTTTTGCCAGTTAaattccttcctttccccactgGCTGCTCTGAAAAGCCGTCTTTGCACTGTTCCTTGTCCGGCTGGGCAGCTTTATCACCAGAGTCCCTGAACTCTCGCTTTCTTCTTAATCCCCTGCATCGGATCACCCTCGTCCCCGACCCCCGTGTCAGAGGCAGCCGTAGACACCGGCTCCGAAATCACCACCACGGACTTACAGGAGAAGGAAGTTGTGGAACAGGCGGAAAATGGAAGAGACGCCGCTGCTATCGGGAATGCTAATGAGGAAAACAGGGAGCAGGAGACTGACAATGAGGTAGATGAACAAGAGGAAGaaggtggggaggaagaggaggaggaagaagaaggtgaCGCTGAGGAAGAGGATGGAGATGAAGACGGGGAAACTGAGTCGGTTACGGGCAAGCGGGCAGCTGAGGACGATGAGGATGACGACGTCGATATCAAGAAGCAGAAGACCCACCGGGATGACCAGAcagcagaaaaggaaaagttaaactgcaaaaaaaaaaaaaaaaaagccgccgTGACCTATTCACCCTCCACTTCCCGTCTCAGAATCTAAACGTGGTCACCTTCGAGTAGAGAGGCCCCCCCACCGCCCGCCACCCGCCACCCACCGCCCACCGCGGGCAGTGCCACCCGCAGACGACACACGCTCTCCACCACCCAACCCAAACCATGAGAATTTGCAACAGAGGAGGAAAAACCCAAAACTTCAGAggccctgctttttttcttaaatgtactttaaaaaggaaatttgttcgtattttttatttacattttatatttttgtacagatggttAGGGTCAGCCATTTTTAATGATCTCGAATGACCAAACTAGCCTTCAGAGCGTTCTCTGTTCTATTCCTGACTTTACTTGTGGTGTGACCATGTTCATTATAATCtcaaaggagagaggaaaaaaaaaaaaaacttgtaaaaaaaaaaaaaaaaaagcaaaaacgaCAACAGAAAAACAATCTCATTCCAAGTGTTATATACAAAGTTTCGGTGCCACAAAAGGAATAGCACTCaaatacaaaattttctttttaattctcagcaaggcaagttaTTTCCATACAGAAGGGTGCGCccttacagaaaggaaaaatgatgcgcgcacacttggacaagggaggggaaggggttcttaccGATGACGCACGTGGCCCCTGTTGCTGTGTTGTTCCCCTGTTGGCTGGGGTTAGACTGCACAGGCTAAACTGATTCCgactggctaatttaaagagaatgaTGGGGTGAGTGCTTTGGCGGGAGTCAGGGCAGAGCAGGtagcaggtaattggaatgagtgagggtggagcaggtgattggaatgtagggtggagcaggtgatcagaatgagtcagggtggagtaggcAATTGGAATGAGTTAGAGTGGAGTAGGTAatcgaaaaaggttgctttacgaggaagtagaaggcaaagaattgaacatccTGTCATagtaattatttgaaaagaaatttagaactcatatctaacacaAGCATTCCAGTAACTTTTTTGGGTATGTACTTAGCTGTACCACAAGTGGTTGGTTTGTATGAGATGGTTAAAAAGGCCAAAGataaaaggtttcttttttcccttttttgccTATGAAGttgctgtttattattattattattattattattattattggcctGTTTGATGTATGTATAAAACAATGTTGTCCAACGACAAACAGgaattttattttgctgagttgttctaacaacaacaaaaattcttcctttcccctccccttcccctccccatcccctccccttcccctccccttcctcttccccttcccctccccttccccttcccctcccctcccctccccttcccctccccttccccttcccctcccctcccctccccttcccctccccttcccctccccttcccctccccttcccctccccttcccctcccctccccttcctcttccccttcccctcccatccccttcccctcccctcccctccctcttccccttcccctcccctccccttcccctcccctccccttcccctcccctcccctcccctccccttcccctcccctcccatccccttccccttcccctcccctccccttcccctccccttcccctcccctccccctccccttccccttcccctccccctccccttcccctcacctcccctttccctccccttccctccccttccccttcccctcccctccctccccttccccttcccctccctccccttcccctccccttcccctcccctcccctccccttccccttcccctccctccccttcccctcacctcccctttccctccccttcctccccttccccttcccctcccctccctccccttcccctcccctccctccccttcccctcccctccctcccctccccttctcctcctctccccttcccctcctacccctcctctcctcccttcccctcctaccctcctctcctcccctcccctcctcccctcccctcctctctctccccttccctttcctttgacagggtcttgccatgttacccaggctggcctcctcgaactgggctcaagcggtcatcccacctttgcctctcaaagcgctggtatttcaggcatgagccactgtgcctggccaacatacatTGGtgtttgtcttagtctgttcaggctggtATAACAAAATGTCTtaaaactgggtggcttataaatgatgaaatttctatctcacagttctagagcctgggaagtctgagatcaaggcagTGGCAGGCTCTGTGTGTGATGAAGGCCAGTTTTCTCATGGATGGTATCTTtatgctgcatcctcacatggtagaagggacTGAATTTCCTGAGGCCGTTTTTTACATAAGGGCATTAATTccatccatgagggctctgccctcctgACTTAGTCACTCCTCTTAATAACATCACCTTGAGGGTTAGGTTTCAACACAAGAATTTTGACAGACACAactattcagaccatagcagtatTGTTGTTTATATGTCAGTCTTCTGTTACTTTAATGAGAGCCTGTGCTCTTAGCAAATTGACAAACATAATTCAAATGAAGACCTACCACAAAAATGATGACTTCAACAAGGGAAATGTCACCTTGACAAACCAGACAGTAGCCAATACTCTATTCTTCACCATGCGTCTCCTTTTAGTATCGACATCAGGCTTTATTCAGGCAACGGATGAATCATTAAAACCTTGTATGCAGGAAAGCTATATGATTGACTCTTAATCTGAATACAGTTTGAAAGAAGAGATGACTGGGGATAgactggtgggggtggggaaaggaaggaaaggaaggaaagaaacgaCAAAGGAGGTGATAAAAAAATTCCATCTTATTTGGTTCTGATATTTACAAGAAACATGAAAGAGTCTTTCAACTCAGTATAGTGATAGAGAATGTAGGACTACTTCACATGTATGTACCCTTCAACTAATCCAATTATCCAGGAGTGTGAAGACACAACAAAAGGTAATCTTTTTCATATGTGGTGAGATTGCCCAAGAACAGATAAGATTTAGAACAGCATACTTTAATTATGAGGAACATTTGCTTACAGATATTTGATTACTATTAAATACATTCCATAAGATCAATGTTTAATTTCAAACTgaaagtttgctttttaattttaatagctgCAAAATTctgctaaaaaagaaatcataagaaCTACTCAAATCCAAGCTTGAGTAAATATGATATGGAAATATAAGATGCAAGAAAGACTTTTCATACATTAAAACACATTTGTAACTCAAACATAAGTCATTTTGGTTTTTAGAATATAGGATGACTTTTATAAAAGACCAAAATTTTAAAGGCAACTATAAAATAGGCTATAAAAACCAAAGGTTGATTTGTAAACATGGCGATATGGCATAGAATAAAATGGGCTATAAATATGCGGATTAGTAGCTAAGCACAAAGAAGTTGTTAGAGACATTTATGTAAAGCAACCAACAATGCATGTTTTTTTGttgctaaaaaatgttttataacagAGAAATCTAAAACCTGCTTATTGATTACCTTCACTATCTGAaggactattttattttattttattttattttattttattttattttattttattttatttttcccctttcctcaaAAGGTCTATTTTAGGGGAATTTGAACACTCATTATATTAGGACATAGCCTTTCCCTCAAACTTGGATTCTAGTTGAGGGAGAAAAGGAATACATAAAAACTTAGTAAATTTTACACAATACTTgacaaataaaagcaataaaacaataCTAATAAATTTTtagttcttaaaacatttttacataaagaagattatttaataatttttaaaaatcaagaaatgtcAGGGAGAAAAAACTTTGCCTCTATCTTCTTCATTTCTGTAACTGGAGGTATGTGAATTAAACCGAcagaagacagattaacaggagaaaatacCCAATTTGCATTAGTATTTCTGTGTACACGAGTTCAGAGAAAAGAGGTGAAACTCAAAGAAGAGATTAGACTCAGGGACTCATATACCCTTTTAACAATGGAAAGAGGGTTTGGGTTGAAAGGATGATCATTTGTGGAGAAAAGACTAGGAAACATCTGGAGGAATTAATGGAAGATAAGGGCTACTTGAGTAAGACCTGTTTATGCAAACTCATCTTGGCGTCAACTCCTGGTCTTGAGGATAAGAGTGGCTCTTCTCTCCCTGGTCTGGTTGAGGGGTAAGGgggaatttgtgtgtgtgtgtgtgtgtgtgtgtgtgtctgtgacacTTTCATTACAGAAAAATTTATGGCCTGCTTTTAGGCAGAAGGTGGGAACAAAACTCTTCCTGAATTTGTTGATTCTCAATTTCCTTTAGCACAAAACAATCCTTATGCCAGAGTGACACGTGGCATATTCTGCATTGCTTCAGCCCAGTATAGCCTACCCTGATGGCCATGTTCAGTAGTTGTGATAGCAATGTTGAGAAAGAAGATTGCTCTGTGGTTTGGGTGtgatggcccatgcctataatcccagtgctttgggaggctgaggcaggaagattgctttagGCCAAGAGCtctagagcagcctgggcaacat from Rhinopithecus roxellana isolate Shanxi Qingling chromosome 6, ASM756505v1, whole genome shotgun sequence carries:
- the LOC104656635 gene encoding prothymosin alpha-like; protein product: CIGSPSSPTPVSEAAVDTGSEITTTDLQEKEVVEQAENGRDAAAIGNANEENREQETDNEVDEQEEEGGEEEEEEEEGDAEEEDGDEDGETESVTGKRAAEDDEDDDVDIKKQKTHRDDQTAEKENKLTNIIQMKTYHKNDDFNKGNVTLTNQTVANTLFFTMRLLLVSTSGFIQATDESLKPCMQESYMIDS